The Malus domestica chromosome 10, GDT2T_hap1 nucleotide sequence GGCTAGAAAGAAACTTGGAGGACACACTACACAGGCAGGCAACCATTGTGAATGCTTCACCATTCATAGACGAGTTCAAGCAGGCGTGACTTAGAGGTTTTCCACACCATCCTTCATGCCGTTCAAGGGAGATTTAGACCTAGACCGGTACCAGAAGCACTACCGAAGTGTTATGACACTTCACAAACAGAACGAAACTTCATGTGCAAAGTCTTTAATTGCCATGAATTTGCAGTGGATGAAGAATCCAGGAAGGAGGCTAAGCTAATTGAGTATCCAAACATGATCTATGCGTCTTATATGTTTCCAGAATTTCCAGATCCAACCAGCTCACTTCTTAGGTCAAAGATTTCAATGCTTCTGTTTGAACTCAtttgtacttgtatttgttgaaaattGGAGGATGAAAATTTAAAGAAATTAGGAAGTAAGGGGAACGTTAGCCAAAACAAGGACTTCTTGTAGATGGGGTTTCTGGTTAATAGCCCGTAAGGTGGGGTTGGGATGGGAatccaataaataaatataattattttcttttctttgcagtcTTTGCTTCTGTAATGCTTAGGTTTCTACTGTTATAGGGCTCgtttgaatgtgcttttaaaataactgaaagcacttttagagaaaatatttatgGGTTCctaaagcacttgaagtgctttctgcaagaagcaccaattatgtgctaCTTTTAggaagcacttaaagtgtttttttagaatttacttgcatttttactaagaatttaTTCCAAAAGAATTTTTactaaaaacgcttttagtcatttgaaaagcacatccaaatgaGCTCATATTTTATTTCCTTATTCTTTTATGGTGAGTTATGCTATTGGATTGGATGCAAGTCATGTGGTGGGCATACTATGTAATAGAGCAACCTAATCAGCATGACGAATTCGTGTGGATTGGAACTTAATTTGTATGAGGCCGAATGGTTCTTAAATGCAGTGTAACCTATTATTTGAGAGAGTGTCGGTGAATAGAGTATTCAATAGGGTAACCTAATTAGCAGGTGAACTCAATTGAATTGGAAGTTATATCTGTGCGAAGTCGAGTGGTACTTAAATACAACGTGACTCGTTATTTGTGGAAGTGTTTGACTATCTAACTGGTCAAACTTCCTACCTAAATTTTATGAGTGTTTCGAATTTCTTGATCAATTTATGATATCATTTGTTTGTTTGCCAATAAGGGGCAATCTTAAAAACTTTGGGTCATACTTGCATCGTTGCAATGAGGTTTTTTTTGGGTACATAAAACCAATGCTAAGCATCATACATTTTCACTTTGTTGTCTATCGCAATATGATTAAATCCCTAATCACACAAATATTCAGTCTAATATATGCTacaaataaattacaaaatattacactaaaataattatataatttCCTCATCCAGTCAATCATCATATtgtattaatttaaaaaagttTTGTTATGATCTTGAAAACCCAATACCCCAAAcaaaattagagagagaaaaaaggagGGACCAACTTATTAGCAAGAGTAGATTAGGCCACCATGGCTACAAATACTACTAGATCATCATCTTTCATTTGGTGAACCAAATTTTCTGAATTTACCTACCATTTAGATTGGAAAATTGAGCCAATATATCAGTTCTCGATTGGTCATCAATGGGGTGAGCATTAGTTGAACCCTCGTCGCCTTCAGGGATAGTAGTTGGGTGGCTAGCCGAAGTTGGGGTATTAGGGGGAAGAACCGCAACAGCAGCAGGGGATGTCGCAGCGGCATTGACCTCAGTGGAAGGCAGCACAGCGCTGCTACTTTCATCCTCAGGCTTTCCTTGAGTGAATGCCTCTTGAAGTTGCAGAGCATACTCCAAGTTCCACAACACATCTCCCATTGTGGGCCTATCCACACCATGTTCTTCCAAACACTTCTCTGCAGCCTCgccaaacttcttcattgatTCAGGGTTAATGGATCCAACGAGGAGAGGATCAATGATCTTTTCAAGAAGTCCCTTCCTCTTCCACTGCATTCCCCAGTCAGCCAAGTTCACTTGCTCCCTCGGAAGTGCCGGGTCGATAGCAGGCCTTGCACACAGTGCTTCAAGTAGAACAACCCCAAACGAGTACACATCCGACTTGTCTGTCAATTGCTGCCTTCTGAAATATTCAGGGTCTAAGTACCCGAAGCTTCCTTTCACGGCAGTGCTTACATAGTTCTGTCCCATCGTCGCGTCTTTGGAAAGACCGAAATCAGCAACCTTGGCAGTGAATTGATCATCAAGCAAAATGTTAGTTGTTTTAACGTCGCGATGAATGATGCCTTGTGTTGTTCCAGTGTGAAGGTAATGAAGCCCGCGAGCTGCCCCGATACAGATTTCTAGTCTTTGCTTCCATGACAACGGAGGCAAGTCCTTGCCATATAGATGATCGCGGAAAGGTCCATTAGACATGTACTCATAAACCAAGATCATCTCTGAGTTTTCGTCACAGTAGCCAATCAGTGACACCAAATGTCTGTGCCTTAACTTGGACAACATCTGGATCTCTGTTTGAAACTCTGTAATGCCTTGTTCGGATTGGGGGTTGCCTCGCTTGACAGCCACGCTAGTCCCATCATCAATCACGCAAAGATACACATTGCCAAATCCACCAACACCAATGATCTTACTCgagtcaaagttgttggtggcTTCTTGTAACTCTTGAAAAGTGAAGTAGCGGCCAAGGCCTAATGTGGAGTTGTACATGTTGTTTGAGGTCTTGCTCGACATGAAGCTAGTGTCGGCGGCATGGACAGGAAGTAGCCAAGAAGAGAAACTGTTCCTCTTTTGCCAATCTTGAGGTCTCTTCCGCCATTTGTAAACCATTGCTCCGAGCCCTACGAAGGCCCCGAACATTAAACCAAACCCGACTGCAGCCACCGCACCTCTGTGAGGCCCGCCGCTGCCTGTTTCCACTTTCTTTCCATCAACCCCGAATTCGCCATCCAAACTGTCCACGGAATTGCTTAGTTTCATCACCTCCAAACCATTCAAAATGGCATTTGGTGCGCCATTGTCCATTCTTGAAGGACCAATCTGGACTGATAACCCGTCAGATACCAATGAAGCATTTACGACAATGTCCTTGTAGTATGGAATTGCCAAACCATTAACAGTGTGTGACAAATCCAAATCGCTTATCGCCATGTTCCCGTTAATGTACACATTGAAGTAGAGGTTACCAAGTGACTTGCTTACAATGTCACAAAAATGTAATCGAATTAAGTAGGCAAATGCATTTTCCGCCTGGAAATTCCATGTTATGTTGAAATTTTGATTGCTCACAACAGCATCAGCCATTTGGACAGCGGTTGCATAAATAGTTGGTGGTGCGATTTGGGGGGTTAGTCCATCGGGATACTTGATCGTACTAGTCCCAACCGACGTAGCCTTGGCCATGTTTTTGGACTTGATGTATGCGTCATCGGGCAACCAAGAGCGTCCTAATGTGTCATTTGTGGATGTGACAAGGGGTCCTCCCATGTTAAGCCTGTACATTGTTTCATACCCGAATTTAGACAACCCTTGAAATTGGCTTGCCGGCTGAAGGTTGTTAGCCGTGTCGGTGATCAAATTATCAGGAGCTGAAACCACCTCAATGGCATTGATGAACGCCGCAGAGTTTTTCATGGGAGAGAACTTGATGGAGAATTGCTGCTCGGTTATGTTCAAAAGGTACTCCTTCATAAAAATTTGGTTCTTTGTGTTGTTCTTGTTTTCGTTCACATTGAAGCTGTGTAGCAAAGTGTACTTCTGCGTCATGACATTGAATGTAGCCTTTTGAAGATCGAACACCGAGTTGCTTAGCGGGTAGAAATGAAGGCGAATCCAATGCCATCCCGGCCTTGCCATGTGGAACGTGTAAGTGGCATCGCTCTTGAAAATCCTAGCAGTCAAATAAAGAGGGGAAGGCACGTCTGCCTTGTCGACAGAGACCTTGTTGTCATCATCTGCCTTCAACTGCTGCGTGGATTCTGATTCAGTTTTGAAGGCTCTCCCATCAGGGAGGGTGGCCTTGTTGGTGGCGGCGCCACAATCGATGAGGAAGTTGTCTTGGGGAGTAAACGGTGGGGAGGACGCTGAGAGGACGAAGGTGggggaggcaaggagggagaaAAGAAGGACCAGGAGGAGAGCCATCGGTGTCGAAAGTGGTGATGGCAAGGAGGATAGAAAAAGATTGGGTTTTGTTTACTTGGTTATTTTTCTATCTCCATCCCTCCTGGGCGGGATGATGTTTGAGCACAAAAGGGTTGGCAAATGTACTTGAAAAAGGGATCTAAAACTAATTGTagttggtaatttttttttttttactttttactttattttttgggtttttattttttcttcaaagACGTGGTTGGTGTTTTGTTTAGATTATAAGTGGAGGGAAGGAGGTGACAACCCAGATAGGCTGGGAGTTCCCAAGAAAGAGGCAACGTTTGTGGACGAAGATTTTGGCTTTTGgaagcttttgtttgttttggtgcCTTTATTTAGAAGTAGAAAAATAATTAATGGTTGGACTAACACTAACATTGAATTAACGGTTGGACTCACTTTGAATTGGTCTAAGTTCTAACATTATTTCAACCTctgtccctctctctccctctccctctccctcttctgttaatttgcatctaaaaaaaGGCCTTAGGTTTTGGGGAACTAGTTTGGCCTATACACCAACATTTCTTTCCATCTATGAGTGATCACGTAGGGTAAAAGGTCTCTAGCATGGCAAAGTAGGCAACCATAAAATTTTACGAAGTGATGTCTGCAcaacctttttcattttttgcatGCATGCACGCCGCTCTGCTTTATGCGGTGATGAGTTTTTCCAACCTAAAATCTGAATCTGCCACTTCAAACTAAACTTTGATGCTCAGCCACAGGTCAACAGGCCGCATCATGATTTATCCTCACACACAAGGAAAAGTTTCAGACAAGTTTGCATTGAAGGGGACCCCAAATAAATTATCGATGATCCTTTAAAATTACGTTATTTCATGAAGATTTTAGATGTAATATTTAAAATACAAACTGCTTGATGTTTTCACATATTTCTTAGAAACATGTGCTTCGAGAGAGGCTAACTTCTTAACGGATGTTATAACCGGTCGCGGCTATAATGCACATGAAGTTGAGTTGTGGGATAGATCTTTTGCCTCCCGCTACTAGAAATGTTTTCTTGTTTGACCTCGTAGACATGAGTTCTGTGAGCTAGATCATTGATTGATTGTtagttataaaaataataatagattaattagttaaaaGATACTTTTGGAATTACAATTCACTGTCATGCGGCTTTGATCACTGAGTACAAATCACAGTTCTAACGCCAAAAGTAAAATGTTAGCACTTAGCAAATTTTTGGTGTTGATTAAGCCTTATAAAAATGAACTAGGACAAAATTTGGGATTAAACGTAAAAAGTGCATTTATGCGTATATGTTATGTATGATTTAAATAAAAATCGTATATTATAGCGAATTCTTGTGAAGTATACAAAataatcatatttttttaaacaatatgTATGTCTGGATGTAATATGCACATTATACTAGAATCTGTATAACAATATATTTAGGGTAGTGCTATACACCCATTTTTTTGGGTACTTTTCAAACATTCTTCTCAATTTACTAATGTTAgatcgaataaattgaagaaaattaaagtaCATAATTTAACATAGTGTATATGATAAGTAAAAAGAAGTGTGTGAATAATATCATCCTATATTTTAACTAAGAAATgaggacataaattaacaatttaacatCGAACTAACTATTGACCAGATTCAAGGGTAATACATCATCTACTTAGAAGTTTTATTTTATACAAATTCTACTAACTAGTAATGTATTCAccttggataaaaaaaaaaaaattaatttaatttactttctagggttttttattataattttattaatcCTATACAAAAAGAAGAATTTGCTGTCATTTAGTAGTATGATTTAGTGCTATTCCTCTTCACTCGTAAATAAGAaatcttaggtttgattttcgTCAAAGACGAATGTAAACCATATTATATTACTAGCCGATGGTAAGATTGAGTCCGtccttttctctttaatgtaaataataacgtttgttaaaaaatatcgatggttaaaaactaaaaaataaaaagaaaagaaaaagaaaagaagagtttgcTTGAGTGACAAAACAGCTGCAACATAAAAGAAGCCAAAAGCTTTGGCAGCTTAATTTCTTCTCCATCCTCAACGAAACGCCAAATCTCGTTTCTAAGTACCTTGCCCACCACAAAGCGCCTGCGATGTCGACTGAGACAGAGGACGCCATACGACGTCGCACAGCGGTTGCCGACTACCGCAAAAGGTTACTCCAGCACAAGGAGCTCGATTCCCGAGTTCGCGCAGGTCAGATTCACTCCCAAACCCTAATCCCCCTTTGCAGTTAACAAACCAAATTGTCCCAATTAGTAAGCTTTATTGTGCTCGCCCTTTTAGGGTTTCGATTCGGATTTTCAATTGAGCGGTTCAGTTCCGATTTTGTTATCTAGATTTTCAAATGCCTTCGATTTCGCTTTTTTGGGgctttctgttatgttatggtTATAGTAATTGAGATGCTTTGAAGAATTTGTTTGGGTCACGCAATTGATTTTTTGGCAATGGGATGGTATGCAGTGAGAGAGAACTTGCGGGCTGCAAAGAAAGAATTTGGGAAAACTGAAGATGATTTGAAGTCCCTTCAAAGTGTTGGACAGATTATCGGTGAAGTTCTCAGGCCTCTCGATAACGAGCGCCGTAAGTAGTTTGTTTGCTTAATGCTTGTTTCATTGTCAAAAATTTGATTGTTGGAAACCTGTGAGAGTAGTGCTTTTAGGTCTTTCTTTGTGTTTGAGAACTGCAAAAGTAatgatcttttattttattgactCAGTTATTGTGAAGGCAAGTAGTGGCCCAAGGTATGTGGTTGGGTGCCGCAGTAaagttgacaaagaaaaactaaCAGCCGGCACGCGGGTTGTTTTGGATATGACTACTCTGACTATCATGCGGGCTCTTCCCAGAGAAGTAATTATCTTCCGATTATTTGTTATCAAGTTTAACACTTTATTCTGCCACTCATGAACATTCTTTTTGTAGGTTGATCCGGTTGTGTATAATATGCTTCATGAAGATCCTGGTAATGTTAGCTACTCAGCTGTCGGAGGACTATCGGATCAGATTCGAGAGCTTAGGGAATCCATTGAACTGCCTCTAATGAACCCTGAGCTCTTCCTTAGAGTGGGGATCAAACCTCCTAaggtaattttatgtttttggtgTTCTTCGTATTTTTAACCACATTTTCGGAAGCCTGATGCCTATTTTAGAAACCTAGAAACTTAGAATTTCCAAATAcagcttttcttttcttattttatttaaattgttCCAGGGTGTTCTTCTGTATGGACCTCCGGGAACTGGAAAGACATTACTTGCCAGAGCAATTGCTAGCAACATAGATGCTAACTTTCTTAAGGTTAGTTATTCTTTTCTGTAGAAGTTTGGAAATCATGTCATAACTTTTGTTGCTGCAAATTTCGGTACTCGTTCTTTGAATAAGAATAGAATCCTTTTTAGTTGTTTCAAGTTATCTTTGATATTCGATACTACATACCTGGTGCAGGTTGT carries:
- the LOC103445103 gene encoding probable receptor-like protein kinase At4g39110, which produces MALLLVLLFSLLASPTFVLSASSPPFTPQDNFLIDCGAATNKATLPDGRAFKTESESTQQLKADDDNKVSVDKADVPSPLYLTARIFKSDATYTFHMARPGWHWIRLHFYPLSNSVFDLQKATFNVMTQKYTLLHSFNVNENKNNTKNQIFMKEYLLNITEQQFSIKFSPMKNSAAFINAIEVVSAPDNLITDTANNLQPASQFQGLSKFGYETMYRLNMGGPLVTSTNDTLGRSWLPDDAYIKSKNMAKATSVGTSTIKYPDGLTPQIAPPTIYATAVQMADAVVSNQNFNITWNFQAENAFAYLIRLHFCDIVSKSLGNLYFNVYINGNMAISDLDLSHTVNGLAIPYYKDIVVNASLVSDGLSVQIGPSRMDNGAPNAILNGLEVMKLSNSVDSLDGEFGVDGKKVETGSGGPHRGAVAAVGFGLMFGAFVGLGAMVYKWRKRPQDWQKRNSFSSWLLPVHAADTSFMSSKTSNNMYNSTLGLGRYFTFQELQEATNNFDSSKIIGVGGFGNVYLCVIDDGTSVAVKRGNPQSEQGITEFQTEIQMLSKLRHRHLVSLIGYCDENSEMILVYEYMSNGPFRDHLYGKDLPPLSWKQRLEICIGAARGLHYLHTGTTQGIIHRDVKTTNILLDDQFTAKVADFGLSKDATMGQNYVSTAVKGSFGYLDPEYFRRQQLTDKSDVYSFGVVLLEALCARPAIDPALPREQVNLADWGMQWKRKGLLEKIIDPLLVGSINPESMKKFGEAAEKCLEEHGVDRPTMGDVLWNLEYALQLQEAFTQGKPEDESSSAVLPSTEVNAAATSPAAVAVLPPNTPTSASHPTTIPEGDEGSTNAHPIDDQSRTDILAQFSNLNGR
- the LOC103445102 gene encoding 26S proteasome regulatory subunit 10B homolog A produces the protein MSTETEDAIRRRTAVADYRKRLLQHKELDSRVRAVRENLRAAKKEFGKTEDDLKSLQSVGQIIGEVLRPLDNERLIVKASSGPRYVVGCRSKVDKEKLTAGTRVVLDMTTLTIMRALPREVDPVVYNMLHEDPGNVSYSAVGGLSDQIRELRESIELPLMNPELFLRVGIKPPKGVLLYGPPGTGKTLLARAIASNIDANFLKVVSSAIIDKYIGESARLIREMFGYARDHQPCIIFMDEIDAIGGRRFSEGTSADREIQRTLMELLNQLDGFDQLGKVKMIMATNRPDVLDPALLRPGRLDRKIEIPLPNEQSRMEILKIHAAGIAKHGDIDYEAVVKLAEGFNGADLRNVCTEAGMSAIRAERDYVIHEDFMKAVRKLNEAKKLESSAHYNADFGKE